The following nucleotide sequence is from Toxoplasma gondii ME49 chromosome IV, whole genome shotgun sequence.
GCTGGTGCGTAGAGCGCCTATATACCTCGCCTGATGCACACTTGTTGCAACGGGTGATTCTACCGTGGTGCTAGCCACCCGTTGTGGACTACTGACAGTCAAAAGGCGCATTTTCCCCTAGTGGAAAAGCACACACGTTTTTCTGGAGAGTGCCGCACCCATTCTAGTGATGCTGCTTAGCTGAACGGCGATATTGTGCAAGCAGTGGTCGAACCAAACCCTTCGTCCAAAGGTTCGCTGAAGTGTTGATCCTGCAGTAGTGTACGTACCGCCGCAGCGTTTCCTAGCCAGTCACAGCCGCATGCGAAAATGACTAGGTCGGAGCCTTGTGGATGGCACAATCCTAGACGTTTCGGTTCACCGGCGAACTGAACAATCCTTTCGCTGAGAATCTGCGAACAAACAGCCCTGATGGCAGTACCTACGCTAAAAAGGGTTCTCCCCTGGGGGGTGTGCTTTGCCCTACTTCTATACGCAGCACTTGCTGAAGCGGGTTTTCAGTTTCCCGACCTCACCACTCACCCCATCAAGCAACACGCGATTCCAGTAGAAGAATTCTTTCCTGTCAACCGGTAAGCGACTATAAGTTTGCCTTTGCTACATTCATTAGTACGCCTAACTCCCTTCAGCCCCGGAGAGATTGACCAAGGTGTAGCAAAGAGAAGTAAACCGAGTTCTACCAGCAGAGGGACAGGAGATGCAGCTGGCCGCGATGGTGAAGCAGCGGCTCCGACACGTTCGCCATTCATTCAGTTGCCAACAATGCGGGGTTTTGTTTATTTGTTTTCGGCAATCTGCttcatcctctctctccgtggACTGAGCACTCCAGAGaccgcgaagagaggaaacatcCTGGGGTAAGGAAACACTAGAGGTCTACGAGGCCGAAGCATTGAGCGTAACTGTTGTGTGGTACAGCATGACAGGCATGGGTGCAGCCATTCTTATAACGTTTTCAACAGAGGGTTTCGGGGGCCACTACGCAGCTTTCTTCTTGACGGTAGCTCCACCAGCAATCGTCGGCGTCTACATCGCGCAGTCTGTTAGCATGGTGCAAATGCCCCAACTAGTGGCATTGTTCCACAGTTTTGTTGGTTTTGCCGCTGTGCTGGTACGCGCTTTCGAGTGAACTTGCCGATGACACAGGGTGACTACTGTTTCAATAGGTCGGTATTTCAAGCTTCCATGCAGGTCTTGGAGAAAGTGGGACAAATGCAACGCGTGCCGTGGAAACCGCTGTTGGAGAGTTCGTAGCGGCAGTCACATTCACTGGTTCCCGTGAGTTCCATTCTCTCGGTCTGCCTTTCAGCTCATGAACAAAATACTTCACAGTGGTTGCAGCCGCTAAGCTCCACGAACTTATGGACCCCAAGTCACTGAAAATCCCCGGTAGACATGCGATAAATGCCATGACTGTGGCGGCAGTTGCTGTCGTAGGGATCACCTTCTGCGCCACCGCAGACACCACAACAAAAATTATTTGCTTGTGAGTGGGGCAACACGTAACAGAAATACTTTTTACAGTCGAATTGCAAATTTTCGCAGGTACACGCTAATAACTTTGAGCCTCTGGCTTGGCTTCCATCTAGTGGCTTCCATTGGCGGTGCCGATATGCCAGTGGTGATCAGCATGTTGAACTCTTACTCGGGATTCGCGACTGCAGCGAGGTGAACTGTCATGCCAACACTCTTCGAAGTGAACAAAACCGAAATGAATCATGCCTCAGTGGTTTTATGTTGGATAATAATCTACTGATCATCGCGGGATCCCTCATTGGATCGTCAGGCGCAATATTGTCGTATATCATGTGGTGAGTGACAAGTCGTTTTTTGAACATCAAGAGAGTTTCACTGCAATCGCATTGGCAGCCGTGGGATGAACCGTGACTTATGGAGTGTAGTTCTGGGAGGCTGGGAAGACGCCCCTGCAGAAGGAGTACCGGGAGTCGAGGGTGTCGTCCGAGAAATCAGCCCTGACTCGGTGAGGCCCAAGAGCGAACAGGCTGTGCTTGTCCATTCGTAACAGTCTAATTCGTCAGGTGGCAGAAGAGGTTCTCCTCGCGAAGAAAGTGCTCATCGTCCCGGGATACGGCATGGCAGTCAGTCGATGCCAATCCGATGTAGCGGATATTGCACAGGTAACACTGGTTACAGGCTACGGGGGCAGCAGCGACCTACACATGGCGTTATAGATCCTCGCATCACGAGGTGTGGAGGTTGAATTCGGTATCCATCCAGTCGCGGGTCGAATGCCAGGTAGGACTCTGGCAGCGTTCGGACATGGACAAGCGACACGAGAAATTCTCTTCCAGGCCACATGAACGTCCTACTTGCTGAAGCAAATGTGTCCTACCGCAGCGTGAAAGAAATGTCAGAAGTTAACAAACAAATGCTGGAGTACGATGTCGTTATTGTTGTTGGGGCGAACGACACTGTAAATCCAGCCTCATTGGAGCCCGGCACAAAAATATACGGAATGCCAGTGATCGAGGTCTGGAAGGCCAAGCGGGTTATCGTCCTGAAACGGTCACTTGCACCTGGTTATGCCGCAATCGACAACCctttgttctttctcgaCAATACGAGGATGCTTTTCGGAAATGCGAAAGATACAACGACAGCGATATTTGCTTGTCTGAGCCAGGTGAGTGACGAGTAGTAGAGCATGAAGACAATTACTAGCCAAATAAACATTTCAGCGAGCTGCGTTTGTTGGAAAAAGCGCCGTGTTCCTTGACCTGGAGGGGGGTGCACGAGCTCTAGAGGAAGGCCGCCGCGAGACACCGCCCACCACTTGGCCAAGCCCCAAAAGAACTGTCGGTGTCCTGAAGGATTCCAACGGACGCGGAACCCCACTAGTGTCGTTGGCGCCACGCTTCGTGAAGAGACTTCGGAAACAGGCTTTCAGGTGCTCTCCATTGACTGTGCGGCAGATCCTCGTTACGATTGAGAATCTTCTTCGTTCAGGGTCATTGTCGAAAGCGGAGCTGGAGCGGAAGCAAACTTCTCAGATGACGATTATGTGGTAAGCGGCCATTTGCTTACTCATTCACTGCAGTAAGCATTTGTCGGGTCTAAACTGCAGAAAGCGGGAGCGGAGATAATGCCAAACGCTGATACAGTGATCAGCAGGAGCGATGTAATCCTGAAggtctctgttccttctgaAGAGCTTATACGCCGAATCCCACGTGGCAAAATTCTTATCAGCCATGTCTTCCCAGGACAGTACGTCACTGTTCGAATTGTccgatggagagaaacattAACACACGAAACCACTCAGGAACGCACCGCTGCTGGAGTTAATGGCTTCTCAAGGATTGACGGGTAAGTGCCATCTTGTTGCAACAATCTCAAAGTTGCCCATATCCGTGTTCAGCGCTTGCCGTTGATGAAGTGCCAAGAATCACGAGAGCTCAAAACGTCGATGTCAAGTAAGAGCACCACCACATAGTTACTTACTGTGTACTTTGTACGCAATAGTCCTCTTCAGATCCTCGATGCAGGGACTGCAGGTGAAACACCGCACTGTGCGGTTACCTCCAGCATGTGGTAGCCAACATATTTTGGATTGCTTTAGGGTTATAGGGCAGTGCTTGAGGCGTTCAATGCTCTCCCTCGACTAAGCAAAACGTCTATCACTGCCGCTGGTGAGTTTCGCAGCAAGAGTCGTATTCAGAATGGCATGAGAAGAACATGTTATCAGGTCGGGTTGACGCTGCCAGAGTTTTAGTGCTAGGCGCCGGTGTTGCGGGGCTTCAAGCAATATCGACTGCCCATGGTCTTCAAGCTGAAGTCTTCGCTTACGACGTTCGAGCAGCGACTCGAGAAGAAGTTGAATCGTGCGGCGGGACTTTTCTTTCAGTAGAACTAGTCAGCGAAACAGTTTGTAATGCGCTCATGTGGCCTTCGAAACATGCTGCACTGTcaggaggaggagggagaagtcGAGGGCGGCTACGCGAGGGAGATGGGTGAAGCATATGAAATGGCGCAAAAACAGATGCTTTCTCGTGTCGTACCCAACGTTGATGTCATAATATGTACAGCAGCGATCCATGGGAAGCCATCGCCGAAGCTTATTTCGAATGATATGCTTGCAACAATGCGACCAGGATCGGTTGTTATTGACCTTGCGACGGAGTTTGGCGATCGAAGAAGCAACTGGGGAGGAAATGTCGAAGGCTCCCCCACCGATGGGGAAACACAGATTCATGGCGTTACTATTATTGGAAGGAGCCGTATAGAGACACAAATGTAAGGTAACTTTTAACCTAAGGGCTGCGAATAGTTTGCAGGCGGCTTTGCTGTTAGGCCAACACAAGCATCAGAACTGTTTTCCATGAACATGTCAAACCTGCTGGAGGAGCTTGGTGGCGGAGAGAACTTCCGTATCGATCTGACCAATGAGGTCATCAAGGGACTGTGCTGCGTTCACGAAGGAAGTGAGCCTGCAAGCCGACATCACCCGCGTTACGTCAAAGATGAACAATGTCACATCCGGCAGGAGTTTCGTGGGCTCCGCCTGAGCCTCTGCCCCGCCGCCCACCTACACCATCACCGCGTTCATCACCACGGCTAGTGCCCCCGAAGGAAGTGTCCTTACTTGACCAGCTGGTGACGTCAGATGCGTTCTTCGCGATGTCCCTCGTATGCACCGCAGCATTTGCGGGACTCCTAGGCGGTTAGACACTATGGCATCAACCCTCCTGTTTCACAAAATCATTGTGGTGATCCTAGTTACTCTGAAAGCCTTGGAGCTACAGCAGTTCACCCTGCTTGCGCTGTCCCTGATAGTGGGGTACTACAGGTAAATGCCATGGTTCTGCGTCGCATTGCGAGACGGTCTGACACATTCCATTACTCTTTGATCAGTGTCTGGTCCGTGACACCAGCCCTTCACACTCCTCTGATGAGCGTCACGAATGCGGTTAGCAACAACCGGTGTCTTCGTCTTAGTGGTCTCCCACCTATCATAACTTGTGCAGCTGTCTGGAGTCATCATCATCGGGTCAATGCTGGGTGAGTTCTCCAGAAACCATCTTCTATCTTTTACTTGAACTGGCGGACTGGTGCAGAATACGGACCATCTGCAACCAGCGCATCCGCCATATGCGCCCTCTGCGcgacgttcttctcttcactcaACATAGCAGGTAGGTCTCAAGTAGCCTACATGTTGCAGTAGGTCTTCGCGTATGGCTTATCAATCGCCTCAGGAGGATTTTATGTCACTCAGCGCATGATGCAAATGTTCCAAATAGCATAAAACAGTTTTTTCCATTTGTGTGATCAAATTTTGCGGAAGGCCCTCCACTGAAGTAGGGACTGGCACGAGGGATAACGCATAGCTGTCGCTTGCGTGGTGACGCCAAAACGTGGAGCAGAATGCGTCAAAAGCAAACTGGCTGCAGCTACTATCCGAAGGAGTACAGTGAACCCTTACAGCGGTGCGCAGCGCATACAGAATGCTCTGAACTCCTGTACATGATGACATAGATGTGCCTCGTGCACCGAGGATATTTGTAGGCACGTGCAGCGTAGACATGCAACAACGCGGGCGTACTCGTCTGCAGTACAGTTGGCACGAATAGCCTTGATTAACAACACGCTCTCATTTTCCAGATGAAGCCTGTTGAAGCAACACACGCACGATGCACCGAACAGTGACTCGACGGTTTGACAAACTGTGTCGAGCTGAAATCGTGTGGAGAGATCGGCGTCTACGATGTCAGGACGGAACTcacctctgtgtctctgttaGCCGCTCGGCGTTGCCGTCTGTGCCAACAATCTTGAATAGTTGATGGTCGCAACAATCTACCGCCGGAGAGACAAATGTGATATAGATCATTACAAGCCGGCAAAGCACTTCCGGTACGTAGGAAACGGAGTGCACACCCAACTCGACGAACAGCTGCCGAATCAGGGCGATACCTGAAAAACCAGAAAAAGCAAGATGACTAAGCGTAAGACCACAACGACTAGAGTGCAGTTGATACGCACAGTGCTCTTAGCGGCACTCGCTATACTTGCCTTCAATGATTGCAACCGGCGTTAGTGATTCAACTCCTCGTAGACCGATTTTTATTAAATCCTTAGCGATGTATATCGCAGCAACCCCTGCTCGTTTGACAACACTTCGGAAGTGCCGCATAAAACTTGCGAGACACGGAGGCTCCTGCCCCAGGGTGACTATACACATGTTCGTTAGAAACTGCAGTCtacacggagacagaaacacagacacagattAATTCCAGGAGTTGCTGTGCATATCGCAGAAAATTCTGCTTGCATTCCGCTGCTCTTCGCATGTGGACGACCACTTACTCCGCAAGAAAATATGACTCTGTGGGGTCCGGAAAAAGGACCTTTAAAGCAGATACCACTGCTGACATGTAATCCTCCACACAGGTGGGTATTTCGTTACAGATAGGAAAGCCATCGTGGATAGCCTGCAccaggaagaaaacacagggaGTATGCTGTTAGGTTTACCTCTCAACCCTACCCCCAGCACTCCACCGACGGAAATACCAACGACAAGCGTCAACGTACCCGCAGCAAGGGAGATTGGAATGCCAACGCATctgaacacacacacagacacactaATCTTTGACCCCAAGAAAGCAGTCTGAAGTTACACCACGGCAACTACCGGGCTTGGCGAAACACGCTGGGATACACCGCCCCCATACAAGGGACGCCCCTGATCTtaccactgcatgcagaataGGTGCTCACCTGAGGGTGACAGGAGTGAGCTGGCAATAGACAAGCATGTCCATCCTAGACGACGAACACTTGCTGGGCAGGAAGAAGTCAAAAGGACAAGGAAAAGCCGATTTAATGTATCGCATGTTTCGTATCACACACACGGAAAAAACTTAGGTGATACTAGATTTGAAAGGCTTACGTTGTGGTATGTCAACAAGGCGCAGGAGAACTGGAATTGTTAGTCTTGAGTAATCAGTGGCTTCATGCTCCTGAAAACCGGAAGCGGCACAGAGTAAACGCTTGGCCATTACCGACAACAAAGCACACTCACGTGCCGCTACTCCACCCTGCTCACGGTTTACAACCGACTTACCGCCAAAGAAAGTAGGAGGCCGTGAAAGACACGGGCAACCATGAAGCATAGAAGCATTGCACCTGTATCTCCAAGGTGGCTAGCAAAGTCCCAGGTTGCTTTTCTAGCATTCTGTATTGACGCATAGTCTCCCTTAGTACGGCAAAATGCGGTCGCGTGCTGCGGCACGTTCTCGTCAGCCAAGCCATCTGGAAGGCATTTGATTcctatgtatacatataacATTCAGCAAATTGATGAAACACTTGATGTCAGCACACACGCTCCTGATTATCACCGCCTGTGACAATGAAGATCATAGGTGGCTAGTTTACACCATTTCCTTACAGGAGTGAGACAGTCAATAACCATGGAATTTCTGTGATCTTTCGTCCAAAAGACATTCACCTGAAATTTTGTCCCGAAAAGAGTCTGGGCTAGTCTCTGCTTGAGCCGCTGCCACGTCCACAGCGAGTTCGAGGGAAAGCATTTGCCGCCGGTATGGATTCTTAGATCCGTCAAAAGCTCGAGGCAGCTGCTTGCAGCTCAGGAGCAGAGAGCAAGTCCGACAGATTAAACGCGTACGATTGCCTTCTGACAGAAACTGCTGATGAGTCATCGTTGGGAatgagggagagacggagggaTTCACCGCCTTGCGCAGAACCTGAAGGATTTCTACAGGCAAAACATGACAGATCGCACGGACACCGTATCCCTTAAACATAAAGAAAACAAGTGCGACCGTCCGTTTGTCACTAAATCAGTCTCTGTGGTTTCAGCAGCCTACCAGCACCGAGAGTTGTCACTCTTGGACTCCGCCACGCATCGGCCAGAGGAAAGTCATCTTGTGCCGGTGGTGCAGATTCACTAAATCCTAGTGATTGAAGTGGAATCATCAGTGCCTGCAGTCCATATACAGACGTTCTCGCGCAGGCAGTCCTGCAAGAGGCAAGAATGTGTTATCACCTCTACGAAATTCGTAGCCGCATGCTGCTCACCCATGCAGGAACAGTTTTccagcaaagagagacacgcagacaTTTAAACGTCGAGTCGGCATCAAACAAAGGCAGTCACGTTATAAGCTGACGCACTATACACGTTTTGTGCACAGTCTCAATATCAAATGCATGACCAGAGAAATGGCGAAATTCGTTACGCCATATCCGAATGATACAGGCAGTCATGACTTGCCTCAATCAAGGCGGCTACCCGCAAGGTGGCATCGCGAATCGATCGCTCTGGGTTGATTTGACGTTTGTCCGGCAGTTCCCGTTTGCCAACTCCTCGTTTGGAGGTGCCAGCAACGcttgcgtctgcgtcgccgaACACGAGATCGTATCTTCTCAAGGAAGAGGGCAGGAGACTTTCGTATGACTTCGTTCGGTTGCTTTCTGTTGATGATTTTTCTGATTTCCATTTCATGTTCGTAGGAGTGCAAATGCAAATCACTTTCTCTACGAGATTCGATTCAAACTCTTCGACCGGAGCGTGATAGCGCTCAGCTTCATCCAGAATGACCGTACGAATAAGATCCAAACTAGTAAGCAGCCCTTTCTCGTACAAGCCAATTTGTTCCTTCAAAAGTTTCAATGAAGCTGTATCTCCCGCATTCACGCAAGACGGCGAGCTTAACAAGCACCGTGAAGGTTCTCCGGGTGGCGGCCGAGCAGAAGCGGCGACAAAGTGTGCAATGCTGCATATAAGGGATGGGAGACgggtgaagaggagacagacagcgatTCGGCGCCTCCCACGCCACTCCCACTTTTCACCCGTTTCGTCAGCTGACTGAACGCCACCGTCGTTTGCTGGTCGCGACACGCCGGACTTgctcgacga
It contains:
- a CDS encoding transhydrogenase (encoded by transcript TGME49_318650~Predicted trans-membrane domain (TMHMM2.0):3-21:27-45:49-72:84-107:156-176:182-205:208-231:235-253:907-930:934-957:981-1004), with product MRGFVYLFSAICFILSLRGLSTPETAKRGNILGMTGMGAAILITFSTEGFGGHYAAFFLTVAPPAIVGVYIAQSVSMVQMPQLVALFHSFVGFAAVLVGISSFHAGLGESGTNATRAVETAVGEFVAAVTFTGSLVAAAKLHELMDPKSLKIPGRHAINAMTVAAVAVVGITFCATADTTTKIICLYTLITLSLWLGFHLVASIGGADMPVVISMLNSYSGFATAASGFMLDNNLLIIAGSLIGSSGAILSYIMCRGMNRDLWSVVLGGWEDAPAEGVPGVEGVVREISPDSVAEEVLLAKKVLIVPGYGMAVSRCQSDVADIAQILASRGVEVEFGIHPVAGRMPGHMNVLLAEANVSYRSVKEMSEVNKQMLEYDVVIVVGANDTVNPASLEPGTKIYGMPVIEVWKAKRVIVLKRSLAPGYAAIDNPLFFLDNTRMLFGNAKDTTTAIFACLSQRAAFVGKSAVFLDLEGGARALEEGRRETPPTTWPSPKRTVGVLKDSNGRGTPLVSLAPRFVKRLRKQAFRVIVESGAGAEANFSDDDYVKAGAEIMPNADTVISRSDVILKVSVPSEELIRRIPRGKILISHVFPGQNAPLLELMASQGLTALAVDEVPRITRAQNVDVKSSMQGLQGYRAVLEAFNALPRLSKTSITAAGRVDAARVLVLGAGVAGLQAISTAHGLQAEVFAYDVRAATREEVESCGGTFLSVELEEEGEVEGGYAREMGEAYEMAQKQMLSRVVPNVDVIICTAAIHGKPSPKLISNDMLATMRPGSVVIDLATEFGDRRSNWGGNVEGSPTDGETQIHGVTIIGRSRIETQMPTQASELFSMNMSNLLEELGGGENFRIDLTNEVIKGLCCVHEGRVSWAPPEPLPRRPPTPSPRSSPRLVPPKEVSLLDQLVTSDAFFAMSLVCTAAFAGLLGVTLKALELQQFTLLALSLIVGYYSVWSVTPALHTPLMSVTNALSGVIIIGSMLEYGPSATSASAICALCATFFSSLNIAGGFYVTQRMMQMFQIA
- a CDS encoding hypothetical protein (encoded by transcript TGME49_318640); this encodes MAGENIGARTCVLTTPGVFVRLLGKSVPICSGSFLKSHIQHLSKTLGFPSNEETTAVSAQDRKDEDTEGKAPVGATRFSRTSVPSGSASLDNNGDKETRICRAKLRRAVLSPTFLAHMSSHFDSCSTAPPAAQSERDLDDACLAWSSLLWRAIGSFWETEGGEPCCPVTRDGVNASVSDVSENEGDLHNSMEDVIAGLAQLVNIEQALDALLSAVEAVVASPFRARKYMNICTVMLKQIGDALDKRLSPVWRGASSSSKSGVSRPANDGGVQSADETGEKWEWRGRRRIAVCLLFTRLPSLICSIAHFVAASARPPPGEPSRCLLSSPSCVNAGDTASLKLLKEQIGLYEKGLLTSLDLIRTVILDEAERYHAPVEEFESNLVEKVICICTPTNMKWKSEKSSTESNRTKSYESLLPSSLRRYDLVFGDADASVAGTSKRGVGKRELPDKRQINPERSIRDATLRVAALIEALMIPLQSLGFSESAPPAQDDFPLADAWRSPRVTTLGAEILQVLRKAVNPSVSPSFPTMTHQQFLSEGNRTRLICRTCSLLLSCKQLPRAFDGSKNPYRRQMLSLELAVDVAAAQAETSPDSFRDKISGIKCLPDGLADENVPQHATAFCRTKGDYASIQNARKATWDFASHLGDTGAMLLCFMVARVFHGLLLSLAEHEATDYSRLTIPVLLRLVDIPQPSVRRLGWTCLSIASSLLSPSDALAFQSPLLRAIHDGFPICNEIPTCVEDYMSAVVSALKVLFPDPTESYFLAELQFLTNMCIVTLGQEPPCLASFMRHFRSVVKRAGVAAIYIAKDLIKIGLRGVESLTPVAIIEGIALIRQLFVELGVHSVSYVPEVLCRLVMIYITFVSPAVDCCDHQLFKIVGTDGNAERLTETQRLHLENESVLLIKAIRANCTADEYARVVACLRCTCLQISSVHEAHLCHHVQEFRAFCMRCAPL